The following coding sequences are from one Achromobacter sp. B7 window:
- a CDS encoding acyl-CoA dehydrogenase family protein yields MDAPARPNPAVATSAASTPVPDSRGLNLFTADPYAATLSRRYLPAPLHAHLLPHLERLGGLAGGVMDELAATADKHPPTLSVRSRAGADESRVDKHPAYVELERLAYSEFGLAALSHRGGVLGWPEPMPAAAKYALSHLFVQAEFGLCCPVSMTDSLARTLRKFGDPALVERVLPQVTTQDFDALRQGAMFMTEQGAGSDVSATEVTADLQADGSWRIHGDKWFCSNPDAGFAMVLARSETAPGLKGVSLFLLPRDLADGSHNHYRILRLKDKLGTRSMASGEIRLEGAVAWLVGERGRGFKHMADMINNSRLSNGMRAAGLMRRAVTEAIFVSQQRRAFGKRLIDMPLMQRQLVKMTVWAEQARSVMFQTARALADADQGMADPALARILTPLIKFRACRDARKVTGDAMEVRGGCGYIEEWTEPRLVRDAHLGSIWEGTSNIVALDVLRAIRKENSLPALRAHIDQLLADGAPCPPALAALQADALAKTFALAEHAAMGDHAELARQAASLLYHAVSMAALRWEATDAGMQSRAQLADQVLLHRLAPRDPYAIPPNESAACQAILQYAL; encoded by the coding sequence ATGGACGCCCCCGCCCGCCCCAATCCCGCCGTTGCCACTTCCGCCGCCTCCACCCCGGTGCCGGATTCACGCGGGCTGAACCTGTTCACTGCCGACCCCTACGCCGCCACGCTCAGCCGGCGCTACCTGCCCGCACCGCTGCACGCCCACCTGCTGCCCCACCTGGAACGCCTGGGCGGCCTGGCCGGAGGCGTGATGGACGAACTGGCCGCCACGGCGGACAAGCATCCGCCCACGCTGTCGGTGCGCAGCCGGGCCGGGGCCGACGAATCGCGGGTGGACAAGCACCCCGCCTATGTGGAACTGGAACGGCTGGCGTACAGCGAATTCGGCTTGGCCGCGCTGTCGCATCGCGGCGGCGTGCTGGGCTGGCCCGAACCCATGCCGGCCGCCGCCAAGTACGCGTTGAGCCATTTGTTCGTGCAAGCGGAATTCGGCCTGTGCTGCCCGGTCAGCATGACCGATTCGCTGGCGCGCACGCTGCGCAAGTTCGGCGACCCGGCGCTGGTGGAACGCGTGCTGCCGCAAGTGACCACGCAGGATTTCGACGCGTTGCGCCAAGGCGCCATGTTCATGACGGAACAAGGCGCGGGCTCGGACGTCAGCGCCACCGAAGTCACCGCCGACCTGCAAGCGGACGGCAGCTGGCGCATCCACGGCGACAAGTGGTTCTGCTCGAATCCCGACGCGGGTTTTGCGATGGTGCTGGCGCGCAGCGAAACCGCGCCCGGCCTGAAAGGCGTCTCGCTGTTCCTGTTGCCGCGCGACTTGGCCGACGGCAGCCACAACCACTACCGCATCCTGCGTCTGAAAGACAAGCTGGGTACGCGGTCCATGGCCAGCGGCGAAATCCGGCTGGAAGGCGCCGTGGCCTGGCTGGTGGGCGAGCGCGGCCGGGGCTTCAAGCACATGGCCGACATGATCAATAACTCGCGCTTGTCCAACGGCATGCGCGCGGCCGGGCTGATGCGCCGCGCGGTGACCGAAGCGATCTTCGTATCGCAGCAGCGCCGCGCCTTCGGCAAGCGCCTGATCGACATGCCGCTGATGCAACGCCAGCTGGTCAAGATGACGGTCTGGGCCGAGCAGGCGCGCAGCGTCATGTTCCAGACGGCGCGCGCGCTGGCCGACGCTGACCAGGGCATGGCCGACCCGGCGCTGGCGCGCATCCTGACCCCGCTGATCAAGTTCCGCGCCTGCCGCGACGCACGCAAGGTGACGGGCGACGCGATGGAAGTGCGCGGCGGCTGCGGCTATATCGAAGAATGGACCGAGCCGCGCCTGGTGCGCGACGCGCATCTGGGATCCATCTGGGAAGGCACTAGCAACATCGTCGCGCTGGACGTGCTGCGCGCCATCAGGAAAGAAAATTCGCTGCCCGCGCTGCGCGCCCATATCGACCAGCTGCTGGCAGACGGCGCGCCCTGCCCGCCCGCGCTGGCCGCGTTGCAGGCCGACGCGCTGGCCAAGACCTTTGCGCTGGCCGAGCACGCCGCCATGGGCGACCACGCCGAACTGGCCCGCCAGGCGGCGTCCCTGCTTTACCACGCCGTGTCCATGGCCGCCTTGCGCTGGGAAGCCACGGACGCGGGCATGCAAAGCCGTGCGCAACTGGCCGACCAGGTGCTGTTGCACCGCCTGGCGCCGCGCGACCCCTACGCCATTCCCCCCAACGAAAGCGCCGCCTGCCAGGCCATCTTGCAGTACGCGCTGTAA
- a CDS encoding LysR family transcriptional regulator, whose amino-acid sequence MDLDPRLLRYFIAVAEERHFSRAATRLHISQPPLSYAIRQLEDNVGARLLARTSRHVELTDAGHVLYREALTLLRQAEEVRTLVQRVDAGLRGRLRIGFVGSMLYRGLPVLLNAMRAELPDVEHVLTELNSHEQIEAVRRGEQDLGFIHANPVPEEVLARDLIAEPFVVCLPDSHPLAARASLRLADLAGDDFVFFARAASPSYYETVLSMCVAAGFMPVVRHEVRHWLSVASLVSQGLGVSIVPFCLSRSGLAGTRFIAFEHAARSVSQVIWQAGAQSPLQHRAMALVTRQFPPATPAVAQQAD is encoded by the coding sequence ATGGATCTGGACCCGCGCCTGTTGCGCTACTTCATCGCGGTGGCCGAAGAGCGCCATTTCAGCCGTGCCGCCACCCGCCTGCATATCTCGCAGCCGCCGCTCAGCTACGCCATCCGCCAGCTGGAAGACAACGTGGGCGCGCGCCTGCTTGCCCGCACCAGCCGCCATGTGGAACTGACCGACGCCGGCCACGTGTTGTATCGCGAGGCGCTGACGTTGCTGCGGCAGGCCGAGGAAGTGCGCACACTGGTGCAGCGGGTGGACGCGGGCCTGCGCGGCCGGCTGCGCATCGGCTTCGTCGGGTCGATGCTGTATCGCGGCCTGCCGGTGCTGCTGAACGCCATGCGCGCCGAACTGCCCGACGTGGAGCACGTGCTGACCGAGCTGAACTCGCACGAGCAGATCGAAGCCGTGCGGCGCGGGGAACAGGACCTGGGGTTCATCCATGCCAACCCGGTGCCCGAAGAGGTGCTGGCGCGTGACCTGATCGCCGAACCTTTTGTGGTGTGCCTGCCCGATTCTCACCCGCTGGCCGCGCGCGCGTCGTTGCGGCTGGCCGACCTGGCGGGCGATGACTTCGTCTTCTTCGCCCGCGCGGCCTCACCCAGCTATTACGAAACCGTGTTGTCGATGTGCGTGGCGGCCGGCTTCATGCCGGTGGTCCGCCACGAAGTGCGGCATTGGCTTAGCGTGGCGTCGCTGGTGTCGCAGGGGCTGGGCGTGTCGATCGTGCCGTTCTGCCTGTCGCGCAGCGGGCTGGCCGGCACGCGCTTCATTGCGTTCGAACACGCGGCGCGCTCGGTCAGCCAGGTGATCTGGCAAGCCGGCGCGCAGTCGCCTTTGCAGCATCGGGCCATGGCGCTGGTGACGCGCCAGTTTCCGCCGGCCACGCCGGCGGTGGCCCAGCAGGCGGATTGA
- the purU gene encoding formyltetrahydrofolate deformylase yields the protein MQHNDYILTLSCPDRTGIVYRVSGLLFELGCNILDSQQFGDEETGQFFLRVHFDLPVAVNPDDLRGRLDTLSADYGMDLKLHDARRKQRLLIMVSKQGHCLNDLLFRVHSGHLHAEVAAIVSNHNDYASLAASYGIPFHYLPVTADTKAEQEKQVLQIADQSNTDLVVLARYMQILSADMCRALNGRAINIHHSFLPSFKGARPYHQAHARGVKIIGATAHYVTSDLDEGPIIDQDIERVDHTMTAADLTQVGSDIESLVLSRAVRSHVEHRILLNRNKTVVFR from the coding sequence ATGCAGCACAACGACTACATCCTGACCCTGTCCTGCCCTGACCGCACCGGCATCGTCTACCGCGTCAGCGGCCTGTTGTTCGAATTGGGTTGCAACATCCTGGATTCGCAGCAATTCGGCGACGAGGAAACGGGCCAGTTCTTCCTGCGCGTGCACTTTGACCTGCCCGTGGCCGTGAACCCCGACGACCTGCGCGGCCGCCTGGATACGCTGTCGGCGGACTACGGCATGGACCTGAAGCTACATGACGCGCGCCGCAAGCAGCGCCTGTTGATCATGGTCAGCAAGCAGGGCCATTGCCTGAACGACCTGCTGTTTCGCGTGCATAGCGGGCATTTGCACGCCGAAGTGGCGGCCATCGTGTCCAACCACAACGACTACGCCAGCCTGGCGGCGTCCTACGGCATCCCGTTCCATTACCTGCCCGTCACGGCCGACACGAAGGCCGAGCAGGAAAAGCAGGTATTGCAGATTGCCGACCAGTCCAACACCGACCTGGTGGTGCTGGCCCGCTACATGCAGATCCTGTCGGCGGATATGTGCCGCGCGCTGAACGGCCGCGCCATCAACATCCACCACAGCTTCCTGCCCAGCTTCAAGGGCGCGCGCCCGTATCACCAGGCGCACGCGCGCGGGGTGAAGATCATCGGCGCCACCGCTCATTACGTGACGTCGGACCTGGACGAAGGCCCAATCATCGATCAGGACATCGAACGCGTGGACCACACCATGACGGCGGCCGACCTGACGCAAGTGGGCAGCGATATTGAATCGCTGGTGCTGTCGCGCGCGGTGCGCAGCCATGTCGAACACCGCATCTTGCTGAACCGCAACAAAACCGTCGTGTTCCGCTGA
- a CDS encoding NAD(P)/FAD-dependent oxidoreductase gives MSVDVDCVVIGAGVVGLAVARALAQAGREVLVTEATEAIGTGTSSRNSEVIHAGIYYPAGSLKARLCVRGKHLLYAYCAERGVPHKRLGKLIVATDRDQAAQLEGIAQRARANGVDDLQFISGEEAMRLEPALQCTAALVSPSTGIVDSHALMLSFQGDAENAGAQCVFHTPLVSGRVRPEGGFELQFGGDEAMTLTCNVLINSAGLQAPALARRIDGVPPATIPTDYLCKGSYFTLAGRAPFTRLIYPVPQHAGLGVHLTLDMGGQAKFGPDTEWIGTEDYTLDPARADVFYDAVRSYWPALPDHALAPGYTGIRPKISGPHEPAADFVIAGPAVHGVPGLVNLFGIESPGLTSSLALAEETLARLSA, from the coding sequence ATGAGCGTGGACGTAGATTGCGTCGTCATCGGCGCGGGCGTCGTGGGGCTGGCCGTGGCCCGCGCGCTGGCGCAAGCCGGCCGCGAAGTGCTGGTGACCGAAGCCACCGAAGCCATCGGCACCGGCACCAGCTCGCGCAATTCCGAAGTGATCCACGCCGGTATCTATTACCCGGCGGGCAGCCTGAAGGCGCGCCTGTGCGTGCGCGGCAAGCACCTTCTGTACGCGTACTGCGCCGAACGCGGCGTGCCGCACAAGCGCCTGGGCAAGCTGATCGTGGCCACCGACCGCGATCAGGCGGCCCAGCTTGAGGGCATCGCCCAGCGCGCGCGCGCCAACGGCGTGGACGATTTGCAGTTCATTTCCGGCGAAGAAGCCATGCGCCTGGAGCCCGCACTGCAATGCACCGCCGCGCTGGTGTCGCCATCCACCGGCATCGTCGACAGCCATGCCCTGATGCTGTCATTCCAGGGCGACGCCGAAAATGCCGGCGCGCAGTGTGTCTTTCACACGCCACTGGTGTCCGGCCGCGTGCGCCCCGAAGGCGGCTTCGAACTGCAATTCGGCGGCGACGAAGCCATGACGCTGACCTGTAACGTGCTGATCAATTCAGCCGGGCTGCAAGCGCCCGCGCTGGCCCGCCGCATCGACGGCGTGCCGCCCGCCACCATTCCGACCGATTACCTGTGCAAGGGCAGCTACTTCACGCTGGCCGGCCGCGCGCCCTTCACGCGCCTGATCTACCCCGTGCCGCAACACGCCGGCCTGGGCGTGCACCTGACGCTGGACATGGGCGGCCAGGCCAAGTTCGGACCCGATACCGAATGGATCGGCACCGAAGACTACACACTGGACCCGGCGCGCGCCGACGTGTTCTACGACGCGGTGCGCAGCTACTGGCCAGCGCTGCCGGACCATGCGCTGGCGCCCGGCTACACCGGCATCCGGCCCAAGATCTCGGGCCCGCACGAACCCGCCGCCGACTTCGTCATTGCCGGCCCCGCCGTGCATGGCGTGCCCGGGCTGGTGAACCTGTTCGGCATTGAATCTCCCGGGCTGACCTCCAGCCTGGCCCTGGCGGAAGAAACCCTGGCGCGCCTGAGCGCCTGA
- a CDS encoding flavin reductase family protein produces the protein MPASSPDFDAAFFRTALGRYATGVTVVTAAGLDGAPIGLTVSSFNSVSLNPPLILWSLSRSSSSLAAFEQCERYVVNVLSAEQIALARRFATGKTPDRYAGLTVHYAPGGTPMLDGHCAAWFECRNRSRYEEGDHIIMVGEVERCGHSNEPPLVFHAGGFDLTPAGSRSERKTP, from the coding sequence ATGCCCGCCTCCTCCCCTGATTTTGACGCCGCTTTTTTCCGCACCGCGCTGGGCCGCTACGCCACCGGCGTAACGGTCGTGACGGCCGCCGGGCTTGATGGCGCCCCCATCGGCCTGACGGTCAGCTCGTTCAACTCGGTGTCGCTGAACCCGCCGCTGATCCTGTGGAGCCTGTCGCGCTCGTCGTCCTCGCTGGCGGCGTTCGAACAGTGCGAGCGCTACGTGGTCAACGTCCTGAGCGCCGAGCAGATCGCGCTGGCGCGCCGCTTCGCCACGGGCAAGACGCCCGACCGCTACGCCGGCCTGACGGTGCATTACGCGCCAGGCGGCACCCCGATGCTGGACGGCCATTGCGCCGCCTGGTTCGAATGCCGCAACCGCAGCCGCTACGAAGAAGGCGACCACATCATCATGGTGGGCGAAGTGGAACGCTGCGGCCACAGCAACGAACCGCCGCTGGTGTTTCACGCCGGCGGCTTTGACCTGACGCCCGCGGGCAGCCGGTCCGAAAGGAAGACGCCATGA
- the pdxH gene encoding pyridoxamine 5'-phosphate oxidase, with translation MSVSDLRQSYEKNVLLENQAAASPFEQFTRWFDEALAAKVPEPNAMTLATVDASGQPSARIVLIKGFDERGFTFFTNYESRKGQDLLAEPRASLLFFWQPLERQVRIEGVVEKVAPEESDAYYHSRPAGSRIGAWASPQSQPITREALEAREKEFRERFGEQPPRPPHWGGYRLKPTTIEFWQGRPSRLHDRLRYVADGPAWKIERLSP, from the coding sequence ATGTCCGTCTCCGATCTGCGTCAAAGCTACGAAAAGAACGTCCTGTTGGAAAACCAGGCCGCCGCCTCGCCGTTCGAGCAATTTACCCGCTGGTTCGACGAAGCCCTGGCCGCCAAGGTGCCCGAGCCCAACGCGATGACGTTGGCCACGGTCGACGCAAGCGGCCAGCCCAGCGCCCGCATCGTCCTCATCAAGGGCTTTGACGAACGCGGCTTCACGTTCTTCACCAACTACGAGTCCCGCAAGGGGCAAGACCTGTTGGCCGAGCCGCGCGCCAGCCTGCTGTTTTTCTGGCAGCCCCTGGAACGCCAGGTCCGGATTGAGGGCGTGGTGGAAAAAGTGGCGCCCGAAGAGTCGGACGCCTACTATCACAGCCGCCCCGCCGGTTCGCGCATCGGCGCCTGGGCTTCGCCCCAGAGCCAGCCCATTACCCGTGAAGCGCTGGAAGCCCGTGAAAAGGAATTCCGCGAACGCTTCGGCGAGCAGCCGCCGCGTCCGCCGCACTGGGGCGGTTACCGCTTGAAGCCCACCACCATCGAATTCTGGCAAGGCAGGCCGTCGCGCCTGCACGACCGCCTGCGCTACGTCGCGGACGGCCCGGCCTGGAAGATCGAACGCCTGTCGCCCTGA
- a CDS encoding gamma-glutamylcyclotransferase → MNTQSPPSAPGVAGASLPFRLWTPEERQASLDDALRHWQAGDDVWVYGYGSLIWRPDFDFMERRLATLRGHHRALCLWSRVNRGTPECPGLVFGLDRGGSCRGVVYRLAGDQVPNYFPALWEREMSTGAYLPRWINCTTDAGTVRALVFIMNRDNPAYIRALPQDELLAIVRRAAGRYGPCTDYVVQTAQALRAAGIHDARLDAIARLLEEDGHRLPEGA, encoded by the coding sequence GTGAACACGCAGTCCCCTCCCTCCGCCCCCGGCGTCGCCGGCGCCAGCTTGCCTTTTCGCCTGTGGACGCCCGAAGAAAGACAGGCCTCGCTGGACGACGCGCTGCGCCATTGGCAGGCGGGAGACGACGTCTGGGTATATGGGTATGGGTCGCTGATCTGGCGCCCGGACTTTGACTTCATGGAGCGCCGGCTGGCGACCTTGCGCGGCCACCACCGGGCGCTGTGCCTGTGGTCGCGGGTCAACCGGGGCACGCCGGAATGCCCGGGGCTGGTGTTCGGGCTGGACCGGGGCGGCTCCTGCCGCGGCGTCGTGTACCGCCTGGCGGGCGACCAGGTGCCCAACTATTTCCCTGCCTTGTGGGAACGCGAGATGTCCACCGGCGCCTACCTGCCCCGCTGGATCAACTGCACTACCGACGCCGGCACCGTGCGCGCGCTGGTGTTCATCATGAACCGCGACAACCCCGCGTACATCCGCGCGCTGCCCCAGGACGAACTGCTGGCCATCGTGCGCCGGGCGGCCGGCCGCTACGGCCCCTGCACCGATTACGTGGTCCAGACGGCCCAGGCGCTGCGGGCGGCCGGCATCCACGATGCCCGGCTGGACGCCATTGCGCGGCTGCTGGAAGAAGACGGACACAGGCTGCCTGAAGGCGCCTGA
- a CDS encoding MFS transporter, translated as MSTSNRSPSSPSGSPEFSGAVLLCLLAMMNHVALTGGRITVSLTALQMGLSTFKVGTLVAVFAVLPMLFSVRAGRWVDRVGIVRPLVIGTSLVAIGTALPFIFQTQTALLVASCCIGIGFMLHQVATQDLLGHAEPAQRLRNFSFMSLALAGSGFSGPLIAGLAIDNLGTRTAFGLLALGPILSGIGLYYLRHQLKAVDSQLSGAKEAQRRRVTELLAVPALRRILMVNTILSGAWDTHLFVVPIFGVAIGLSATTIGVILASFAAATFVIRLVLPLIMRRVRSWTLVRVAMATAAIDFMLYPLFTDVTVLIVLSFILGLALGCCQPSMLSLLHQHSPPGRAAEAVGLRMALINGSQVSLPLTFGALGAVIGVAPLFWAYSLALMAGGWANRNPPLESDRKP; from the coding sequence GTGTCTACCTCCAACAGATCCCCCTCCTCGCCCTCTGGTTCCCCGGAATTTTCCGGGGCGGTGCTGCTGTGTCTGTTGGCGATGATGAATCACGTGGCGCTGACGGGCGGCCGGATCACCGTGTCGCTGACCGCGTTGCAAATGGGCCTGTCCACCTTCAAGGTCGGCACCCTGGTCGCGGTGTTTGCCGTGCTGCCGATGCTGTTCTCGGTGCGCGCGGGCCGCTGGGTGGACCGCGTGGGCATCGTGCGCCCGCTGGTCATTGGCACGTCTTTGGTCGCCATCGGCACCGCTTTGCCCTTTATCTTTCAGACACAGACGGCCCTGCTGGTGGCGTCCTGCTGTATCGGCATCGGTTTCATGCTGCACCAGGTCGCCACGCAAGATCTGCTGGGCCACGCCGAACCGGCGCAGCGGCTGCGCAACTTCTCTTTCATGTCGCTGGCCTTGGCCGGATCCGGCTTTTCGGGGCCGCTGATCGCGGGTCTGGCCATCGACAACCTGGGCACGCGAACCGCCTTCGGCCTGCTGGCCCTGGGCCCGATCCTGTCCGGCATCGGCCTTTATTACCTGCGCCACCAACTGAAGGCGGTGGACTCGCAGCTGTCCGGCGCCAAAGAGGCCCAGCGCCGCCGCGTGACCGAACTGCTGGCGGTGCCGGCCCTGCGCCGCATCCTGATGGTGAACACGATTCTGTCGGGCGCCTGGGACACGCATCTGTTCGTGGTGCCAATCTTTGGCGTGGCGATCGGGCTGTCCGCCACCACCATCGGCGTCATCCTGGCGTCATTTGCGGCGGCAACGTTCGTGATCCGGCTGGTATTGCCGCTGATCATGCGCCGGGTGCGGTCCTGGACGCTGGTGCGCGTGGCGATGGCCACCGCCGCCATCGACTTCATGCTTTACCCGCTGTTCACCGACGTTACCGTGCTGATCGTGCTGTCTTTCATTCTTGGGCTGGCGCTGGGCTGTTGCCAACCGAGTATGCTGTCGCTCTTGCACCAGCATTCCCCGCCCGGCCGCGCGGCCGAAGCCGTGGGCCTGCGCATGGCGCTGATCAACGGTTCTCAGGTGTCCCTGCCGTTGACCTTCGGCGCGCTGGGTGCGGTAATTGGCGTTGCCCCCCTGTTCTGGGCCTATTCGCTGGCCCTGATGGCGGGCGGGTGGGCCAATCGAAATCCCCCGCTCGAGTCTGACCGGAAGCCTTAA
- a CDS encoding efflux RND transporter periplasmic adaptor subunit yields the protein MKKSRSKFKRYALIAVVVLLGGLAVRAMFFSAPPPPTFAVAEVTRANLEDSVLASGTLDAIERVSVGAQATGQLKSLKVQLGDRVKKGQLVAEIDDLTQQNDLRNAEAALQTRRAERAAKVAMLKQAELAFKRQRQMLAADASSREAYESAEATLGVTRAEIASLDAQIAQAEIQVDTAKVNLGYTRIVSPIDGMVVAVVTKEGQTVNAIQSAPTIIKVAQVDTMTIKAQISEADVTRVKPGLPVYFTILGEPDQRYHATLRAVEPAPDSIQKDDATTSLTASSGSSTTAAVYYNGLFDVPNPDEKLRISMTTQVFIVLGEARDAVVVPASALGKRGEDGRYAVRVVLKDNKTEVRHVKIGMNNNVQAQVLEGLEVGERVVSADSAPAAAAAPGA from the coding sequence ATGAAAAAGTCCCGCAGTAAGTTCAAGCGTTACGCGTTGATCGCCGTCGTCGTCCTGTTGGGGGGGCTGGCGGTGCGCGCCATGTTCTTCTCGGCCCCGCCGCCGCCCACCTTCGCCGTCGCCGAGGTCACCCGCGCCAACCTGGAAGACAGCGTGCTGGCCAGCGGCACGCTGGACGCCATTGAGCGCGTCAGCGTCGGTGCGCAGGCGACCGGCCAGCTCAAGTCCCTGAAAGTGCAGCTGGGTGACCGCGTCAAGAAAGGGCAGCTGGTCGCCGAGATCGACGACCTGACCCAGCAGAACGATCTGCGCAACGCCGAGGCCGCCCTTCAGACCCGGCGCGCCGAGCGGGCCGCCAAGGTCGCCATGCTGAAGCAGGCGGAACTGGCCTTCAAGCGCCAACGCCAGATGCTGGCCGCCGACGCCAGTTCGCGCGAAGCCTACGAATCCGCCGAGGCCACGCTGGGCGTGACCCGCGCCGAGATCGCCTCGCTGGATGCGCAGATCGCGCAGGCCGAGATCCAGGTGGACACGGCCAAGGTCAACCTGGGCTACACCCGCATCGTCTCGCCCATCGACGGCATGGTCGTGGCCGTGGTGACCAAGGAAGGGCAGACGGTCAACGCCATCCAAAGCGCGCCCACCATCATCAAGGTGGCCCAGGTGGACACCATGACGATCAAGGCGCAGATTTCCGAAGCGGACGTCACCCGCGTCAAACCCGGGCTGCCCGTGTACTTCACGATTCTTGGCGAGCCCGACCAGCGCTATCACGCGACCTTGCGCGCCGTGGAACCGGCGCCCGACTCCATCCAGAAAGACGACGCCACCACGTCGCTGACCGCATCCAGCGGCAGCTCGACCACCGCCGCCGTCTACTACAACGGCCTGTTCGATGTGCCCAACCCCGACGAAAAACTGCGCATTTCGATGACCACGCAGGTCTTCATCGTGCTGGGCGAGGCGCGCGACGCCGTCGTGGTGCCGGCCTCGGCGCTGGGCAAGCGGGGCGAGGACGGCCGCTATGCCGTGCGCGTCGTCCTGAAGGACAACAAGACCGAGGTGCGCCACGTCAAGATCGGCATGAACAACAACGTGCAGGCGCAGGTGCTGGAAGGGCTGGAGGTAGGCGAGCGGGTCGTGTCGGCGGATTCCGCCCCGGCCGCCGCCGCCGCGCCGGGGGCCTGA